A genomic stretch from Pseudomonadota bacterium includes:
- a CDS encoding DUF3467 domain-containing protein → MPNGQQDIKVYFPNEIKGGVYANNMVVAHTKEEFVMDFIMLAPPEGAVTARIVVSPGHVKRIFNALAENISRYEASFGTIEVAEEPKGAMGYMN, encoded by the coding sequence ATGCCGAACGGTCAACAGGACATCAAAGTATATTTCCCTAATGAAATAAAGGGCGGAGTATATGCAAACAATATGGTGGTAGCACATACAAAAGAGGAATTTGTAATGGATTTTATTATGCTTGCTCCTCCGGAAGGTGCTGTTACAGCCAGGATCGTGGTGAGCCCCGGACACGTTAAACGTATTTTCAACGCCCTTGCAGAAAATATATCCAGATATGAAGCATCATTCGGGACTATTGAAGTAGCGGAAGAACCGAAAGGTGCGATGGGGTACATGAATTGA
- a CDS encoding AIR synthase related protein: protein MEITENNLIKRLKRFEQKNERVIRGIGDDGAVVEMTRGRYVFVQDALVEHIHFEFSFMDAVSVGKKSIYVNVSDILSMGADPLYFLVTIGIPGSMSYNTIIDLYKGMHRAAREFNVILLGGDTVETKSDFFSDVSMAGILKNDTYLGRNTANAGDL, encoded by the coding sequence ATGGAAATTACAGAAAACAATCTCATAAAAAGGCTCAAAAGATTTGAACAGAAAAACGAAAGGGTAATAAGAGGCATCGGCGATGACGGCGCAGTCGTTGAAATGACTCGTGGTCGTTATGTCTTTGTACAGGATGCACTCGTAGAACACATCCATTTTGAATTTTCTTTTATGGATGCGGTTTCGGTTGGTAAAAAATCGATATACGTCAATGTTTCCGATATACTCTCCATGGGCGCCGACCCGCTGTACTTTCTCGTCACTATAGGTATCCCCGGCAGCATGTCATACAATACAATCATAGATTTGTATAAAGGCATGCATCGTGCTGCCCGGGAATTTAATGTTATCCTTCTTGGCGGGGATACAGTTGAAACGAAAAGCGACTTTTTTAGCGATGTCTCTATGGCAGGCATCCTGAAGAATGATACGTACCTGGGGAGAAATACAGCCAATGCGGGCGACCTGAT